A genomic window from Betta splendens chromosome 17, fBetSpl5.4, whole genome shotgun sequence includes:
- the LOC114844125 gene encoding myosin-7 isoform X1: MGDAAMKEFGAAAPYLRKSDRERLEAQTRPFDMKKECFVPDTDEEYVKASIVSREGDKVTAQTAKGKTVTVKECDVHPQNPPKFDKIEDMAMFTFLHEPAVLFNLKERYAAWMIYTYSGLFCVTVNPYKWLPVYNQEVVIAYRGKKRSEAPPHIFSISDNAYQYMLTDRENQSILITGESGAGKTVNTKRVIQYFASIAAGGGKKEGTSEKKVIMLKLKKIHHLSTAIHIFYFTVVYQLEQTLCSVFFQGTLEDQIIQANPALEAFGNAKTIRNDNSSRFGKFIRIHFAASGKLASADIETYLLEKSRVTFQLKAERDYHIFYQILSQKKPELLEMLLITNNPYDYAFISQGETTVASINDAEELMATDDAFDVLGFTQEEKNSIYKLTGAIMHYGNMKFKQKQREEQAEADGTEDADKVAYLMGLNSADLIKGLCHPRVKVGNEWVTKGQNVQQVYYAVGALSKAVYEKMFLWMVVRINQSLDTRQPRQYFIGVLDIAGFEIFDFNTFEQLCINFTNEKLQQFFNHHMFVLEQEEYKKEGIEWTFIDFGMDLQACIDLIEKPMGIMSILEEECMFPKATDSTFKAKLYDNHLGKSANFQKPRIIKGKAEAHFALMHYAGTVDYNINNWLVKNKDPLNETVVGLYQKSTLKLLSLLFANYAGADSEGGKGGKGGKKKGSSFQTVSALHRENLNKLMTNLRSTHPHFVRCIIPNETKTPGAMENPLVMHQLRCNGVLEGIRICRKGFPNRILYGDFKQRYRILNPAAIPEGQFIDSRKGAEKLLGSLDIDHNQYKFGHTKVFFKAGLLGQLEEMRDDRLSLIITGIQARSRGLLARVAFQKIVERRDALLVIQWNIRAFMGVKNWPWMKLFFKIKPLLRSAEAEKEMANMKEEFLKLKEAYAKSEARRKELEEKMVSLLQEKNDLQLQVQAEQDNLADAEERCEGLIKHKIQMEAKAKELTERLEDEEEINAELTAKKRKLEDECSELKKDIDDLELTLAKVEKEKHATENKVKNLVEEMAALDEIIAKLTKEKKALQEAHQQTLDDLQSEEDKVNSLTKAKAKLEQQVDDLEGSLEQEKKIRMDLERAKRKLEGDLKLTQESLMDLENDKQQLEEHLKKKDFELSQLNNKIEDEQAIAIQLQKKLKELQARIEELEEELEAERAARAKVEKQRSDLARELEEISERLEEAGGATAAQIEMNKKREAEFQKLRRDLEEATLQHEATAATLRKKQADSVADLGEQIDNLQRVKQKLEKEKSELRLELDDVVSNMEHIVKTKTNLEKTCRTLEDQMNEYKSKFEEAQRCINDFNMQKAKLQTENGEFSRQLEEKDSLVSQLTRGKMSYTQQIEDLKRQLEEETKAKNALAHAVQSARHDCDLLREQYEEEQEAKAELQRGMSKANSEVAQWRTKYETDAIQRTEELEEAKKKLAQRLQEAEEAVEAVNAKCSSLEKTKHRLQNEIEDLMVDVERSNAAAAALDKKQRNFDKVLSEWKQKYEESQCELESSQKEARALSTELFKLKNSYEESLDHLETMKRENKNLQEEISDLTEQLGESGKSIHELEKLRKQLDQEKSEIQSALEEAEASLEHEEGKILRAQLEFNQIKADIERKLAEKDEEMEQNKRNLQRTIDTLQSSLEAECRSRNEAMRLKKKMEGDLNEMEIQLSQANRQAAEAQKQLKSVHAHLKDCQIQLDESLRANDDLKENIAIVERRNNLLQAELEELRAALEQTERSRKLAEQELLDVSERVQLLHSQNTGLINQKKKLEADASQLQTEVEEAVQECRNAEEKAKKAITDAAMMAEELKKEQDTSAHLERMKKNMEQTIKDLQHRLDEAEQIAMKGGKKQVQKLEARVRELENEVESEQKKSSEAVKGIRKYERRIKELTYQTEEDRKNIARLQDLVDKLQLKVKAYKRAAEEAEEQANTHLGKFRKLQHELDEAEERADIAESQVNKMRAKSRDVSSKKGLDEE, encoded by the exons ATGGGTGATGCTGCCATGAAAGAGTTTGGGGCAGCAGCCCCTTACCTAAGGAAGTCGGACAGGGAGCGGCTGGAGGCCCAGACACGGCCGTTCGACATGAAGAAGGAGTGCTTTGTTCCCGACACTGATGAGGAGTACGTGAAGGCTTCCATCGTCAGCCGTGAGGGGGACAAAGTCACTGCTCAGACTGCAAAAGGGAAG ACAGTCACAGTGAAGGAGTGTGACGTCCATCCTCAGAACCCGCCGAAGTTTGATAAAATTGAAGACATGGCGATGTTCACTTTCCTCCACGAGCCCGCTGTGCTGTTCAACCTCAAAGAGCGATACGCAGCATGGATGATCTAT ACCTACTCTGGGCTGTTCTGTGTGACTGTCAACCCCTACAAGTGGCTGCCAGTCTACAACCAGGAGGTGGTTATTGCTTacagaggaaagaagaggagtgaagctcctcctcacatcttctccatctctgacAATGCCTACCAGTACATGCTGACTG ACCGAGAAAATCAGTCAATTCTCATCAC TGGAGAATCTGGTGCTGGGAAAACTGTCAACACTAAGAGAGTCATCCAGTACTTTGCTAGCattgcagctggaggtgggaagAAGGAAGGGACCTCAGAAAAAAAGGTTATTATGCTAAAGTTGAAGAAGATACATCATTTAAGTACTGcaattcatattttttattttactgtagttTATCAGCTGGAGCAAACTTTGTGCTCTGTATTCTTTCAGGGTACTCTGGAGGATCAAATCATCCAGGCTAACCCAGCTCTAGAGGCCTTTGGTAATGCTAAAACCATCAGAAATGATAACTCATCCCGATTT GGAAAATTTATCCGAATTCACTTTGCTGCCAGTGGAAAGCTGGCGTCGGCTGATATCGAAACAT ATCTGCTGGAAAAGTCCCGTGTCACCTTTCAGCTTAAAGCTGAGAGAGATTACCACATTTTCTACCAGATTCTGTCTCAGAAGAAACCAGAACTGCTTG AGATGTTGCTCATCACCAACAACCCCTATGACTACGCCTTCATCTCCCAAGGAGAGACAACTGTAGCCTCCATCAATGATGCTGAAGAGCTGATGGCCACTGAT GATGCCTTTGATGTGCTGGGCTTCACTcaagaggagaaaaacagtATTTACAAGCTGACCGGTGCCATCATGCACTATGGTAACATGAAGTTTAAGCAGAAGCAAcgagaggagcaggcagaggccgATGGCACTGAAG ATGCTGACAAAGTAGCTTATCTGATGGGCCTCAACTCTGCCGACCTCATCAAAGGTCTCTGTCACCCAAGAGTTAAAGTAGGAAATGAGTGGGTGACCAAGGGACAAAATGTGCAGCAG GTGTATTACGCCGTTGGTGCATTGTCCAAGGCAGTGTATGAGAAGATGTTCCTGTGGATGGTTGTAAGGATTAATCAATCCTTGGACACCAGGCAGCCCCGTCAATACTTCATCGGTGTGCTGGACATTGCTGGGTTTGAGATTTTTGAT ttCAACACCTTTGAGCAGCTTTGCATCAACTTTACCAATGAAAAACTGCAACAGTTTTTCAACCACCACATGTTTGTGCTGGAGCAAGAAGAGTATAAGAAGGAGGGTATTGAGTGGACCTTCATTGATTTTGGAATGGACCTGCAGGCCTGTATTGACCTCATTGAAAAG CCTATGGGCATCATGTCCATCCTTGAAGAGGAATGCATGTTCCCCAAAGCCACCGATTCCACCTTTAAAGCGAAACTCTATGACAACCATCTGGGGAAATCTGCCAACTTCCAGAAGCCCAGAATTATCAAAGGGAAAGCGGAGGCTCACTTTGCCCTGATGCACTATGCTGGAACTGTTGATTACAATATCAACAACTGGCTGGTGAAGAACAAGGATCCTCTGAATGAGACGGTTGTAGGACTCTACCAGAAGTCAACTCTCAAgctgttgtctttgctcttcGCAAATTATGCTGGAGCTGATTCAG AAGGTGGAAAAGGTGGCAAAGGAGGGAAGAAGAAGGGATCATCCTTTCAGACGGTTTCTGCCTTGCACAGG GAGAACCTGAACAAGCTGATGACCAACTTGAGGTCCACTCACCCTCACTTTGTGCGATGCATCATCCCCAATGAGACCAAGACTCCTGGGGCCATGGAGAACCCTCTGGTGATGCACCAGCTGCGCTGTAACGGTGTGCTGGAAGGCATCAGGATCTGCAGGAAGGGTTTCCCCAACAGGATCCTCTACGGAGACTTCAAGCAGAG ATATCGCATTTTAAATCCTGCTGCCATCCCTGAGGGTCAGTTCATTGACAGCAGGAAGGGAGCTGAAAAACTGCTTGGATCTCTGGATATTGATCACAATCAGTACAAGTTTGGACACACAAAg GTGTTCTTCAAGGCTGGTCTTCTTGGACAGCTGGAAGAGATGAGGGACGACCGTTTGTCACTCATTATTACTGGAATCCAGGCAAGATCAAGAGGTCTGCTGGCTCGAGTTGCATTCCAGAAGATTGTTGAACGAAG AGATGCACTGTTGGTGATCCAGTGGAACATCCGTGCCTTCATGGGGGTCAAGAACTGGCCCTGGATGAAGCTGTTCTTCAAAATCAAACCTCTGTTGAGATCTgctgaggcagagaaagagatgGCCAACATGAAGGAAGAATTCCTGAAGCTGAAAGAAGCTTATGCAAAGTCCGAAGCTCGTAGGAAGGAACTAGAGGAGAAAATGGTCTCTCTTCTTCAAGAAAAGAACGACCTACAGCTCCAAGTCCAGGCT GAGCAAGATAATCTTGCGGATGCTGAGGAAAGATGTGAGGGGTTGATCAAGCACAAAATTCAGATGGAAGCAAAAGCCAAAGAGCTGACCGAAAGactggaggatgaggaagagatAAACGCAGAGCTGACAGCAAAGAAGAGGAAGTTGGAGGATGAATGCTCAGAGTTGAAGAAAGATATTGATGACTTGGAGTTGACTCTGGCCAAAGTTGAGAAGGAGAAACATGCCACTGAAAATAAG GTAAAAAACCTGGTGGAAGAGATGGCAGCTTTGGATGAAATCATTGCCAAGCTgaccaaagaaaagaaagcctTACAAGAAGCTCACCAGCAAACACTGGATGACCTGCAGAGTGAAGAAGACAAAGTCAACAGTCTGACCAAGGCTAAAGCTAAGCTGGAGCAGCAAGTGGATGAT CTTGAAGGTTCTTTGGAACAAGAAAAGAAGATACGGATGGATCTTGAGAGAGCAAAGAGGAAGCTAGAGGGAGACCTCAAATTGACCCAGGAAAGTCTAATGGACCTGGAGAATGATAAGCAACAACTGGAGGAGCATCTGAAAAA GAAGGACTTTGAACTTAGTCAGCTCAATAATAAAATAGAGGATGAGCAGGCAATTGCCATTCAGCTTCAAAAGAAACTGAAAGAGCTTCAG GCTCGCATTGAGGAGCTGGAAGAAGAGCTTGAGGCAGAGCGAGCTGCCCGAGCCAAAGTAGAGAAGCAGAGATCAGACTTGGCCAGAGAACTGGAGGAGATCagtgagaggctggaggaggctggtggagcAACAGCTGCTCAGATTGAGATGAACAAGAAGAGGGAGGCTGAGTTCCAGAAGCTCCGCAGAGACCTTGAAGAGGCCACTCTGCAGCATGAGGCTACTGCTGCTACACTCAGGAAGAAGCAAGCTGACAGCGTTGCTGACCTGGGAGAACAGATTGACAACCTGCAGAGAGTCAAGCAGaaactggagaaggagaagagtgAGCTCAGACTGGAGCTGGATGATGTAGTTTCCAACATGGAGCACATTGTTAAGACAAAG ACAAACCTGGAGAAAACATGCAGGACTCTGGAAGATCAGATGAATGAATACAAGTCCAAGTTTGAAGAAGCTCAACGCTGCATCAATGACTTCAACATGCAAAAAGCAAAGCTTCAAACAGAGAATG GCGAGTTTTCAAGACAGCTGGAAGAGAAAGACTCCCTGGTGTCTCAACTGACGAGAGGGAAAATGTCTTACACTCAGCAGATCGAAGACCTCAAGaggcaactggaggaggagactaAG GCCAAGAATGCATTAGCTCATGCAGTGCAGTCAGCTCGTCATGACTGTGACCTGCTCAGGGAGCAgtatgaggaggagcaggaggccaaggcTGAACTGCAGCGCGGCATGTCCAAGGCTAATTCTGAGGTGGCTCAGTGGAGAACTAAgtatgaaactgatgccatccAGAGGACcgaggaactggaggaggccAA GAAAAAGCTGGCTCAgcgtctgcaggaggctgaagaGGCTGTAGAAGCAGTGAATGCTAAATGTTCCTCTCTGGAGAAGAccaaacacaggctgcagaaTGAGATTGAAGATCTCATGGTGGACGTGGAGAGGtctaatgctgctgctgctgctctggacaaGAAGCAAAGGAACTTTGATAAG GTcctgtctgagtggaagcagaagtATGAAGAGTCTCAGTGTGAGCTGGAAAGCTCCCAGAAGGAAGCCAGAGCTCTAAGCACTGAGCTCTTCAAACTCAAGAACTCTTATGAGGAGTCTCTTGATCATTTAGAGACTATGAAAAGAGAGAACAAGAACTTGCAGG AGGAGATTTCTGACCTCACTGAGCAACTTGGTGAGAGCGGCAAGAGCATCCACGAACTGGAGAAATTACGGAAACAGCTGGACCAGGAGAAGAGTGAGATCCAGTCggctctggaggaagctgag GCCTCCCTGGAGCATGAAGAGGGCAAGATTCTAAGAGCCCAGCTTGAGTTCAATCAAATTAAAGCTGATATTGAACGTAAACTGGCTGAGAAAGATGAGGAGATGGAGCAGAACAAGAGGAACCTGCAGAGGACAATCGACACCCTGCAAAGCTCTCTGGAAGCTGAGTGTCGCAGCAGGAATGAGGCCATGAggctgaagaagaagatggagggagaccTCAATGAGATGGAGATCCAGCTCAGCCAGGCCAACAGGCAGGCGGCTGAGGCCCAGAAACAGCTGAAATCTGTTCATGCACATCTGAAG GATTGTCAAATACAGTTGGACGAGTCTCTCCGGGCTAATGATGATCTCAAGGAGAACATTGCTATTGTTGAGAGGCGAAACAATCTGCTTcaagctgagctggaggagctgagggcgGCTCTAGAGCAAACAGAGAGAAGCCGCAAACTTGCTGAACAAGAGCTGCTGGATGTTAGTGAGCGCGTGCAGCTACTGCACTCACAG AACACTGGCTTAATAAACCAGAAGAAGAAACTGGAGGCCGACGCCTCTCAGCTTCAGACTGAAGTGGAGGAAGCGGTGCAGGAGTGCAGAAATGCAGAGGAAAAGGCCAAGAAGGCCATCACTGATGCAGCCATGATGGCAgaagagctgaagaaggagcaggacacTAGTGCTCACTTGGAACGGATGAAGAAGAACATGGAGCAAACCATCAAAGACCTGCAGCACCGCCTGGATGAGGCTGAACAGATCGCCATGAAGGGAGGCAAGAAGCAGGTGCAGAAGCTGGAGGCCAGG GTGAGGGAGCTTGAGAATGAGGTGGAgtcagagcagaagaagagcagTGAAGCAGTGAAGGGAATCCGTAAATATGAAAGACGCATCAAGGAGCTCACTTACCAG ACCGAGGAAGATCGCAAGAACATTGCACGTCTGCAGGACTTGGTAGATAAGCTTCAGCTGAAAGTCAAAGCTTACAAGAGGGCTGCTGAGGAGGCT GAAGAGCAGGCCAATACTCATCTGGGAAAGTTCCGCAAATTGCAGCACGAGTTGGACGAGGCTGAGGAGAGAGCGGACATCGCAGAGTCTCAGGTCAACAAGATGCGCGCAAAGAGCCGCGATGTGAGCTCAAAG AAAGGGCTAGATGAGGAGTGA